One genomic segment of Peromyscus leucopus breed LL Stock chromosome 23, UCI_PerLeu_2.1, whole genome shotgun sequence includes these proteins:
- the Xab2 gene encoding pre-mRNA-splicing factor SYF1 isoform X4 — translation MVVMARVPRPERPDLVFEEEDLPYEEEIMRNQFSVKCWLRYIEFKQGAPKPRLNQLYERALKLLPCSYKLWYRYLKARRAQVKHRCVTDPAYEDVNNCHERAFVFMHKMPRLWLDYCQFLMDQGRVTHTRRTFDRALRALPITQHSRIWPLYLRFLRSHPLPETAVRGYRRFLKLSPESAEEYIEYLKSSDRLDEAAQRLATVVNDERFVSKAGKSNYQLWHELCDLISQNPDKVQSLNVDAIIRGGLTRFTDQLGKLWCSLADYYIRSGHFEKARDVYEEAVRTVMTVRDFTQVFDSYAQFEESMIAAKMETASELGREEEDDVDLELRLARFEQLISRRPLLLNSVLLRQNPHHVHEWHKRVALHQGRSREVINTYTEAVQTVDPFKATGKPHTLWVAFAKFYEDNRQLDDARVILEKATKVNFKQVDDLASVWCQYGELELRHGNYDEALKLLRKATALPARRAEYFDGSEPVQNRVYKSLKVWSMLADLEESLGTFQSTKAVYDRILDLRIATPQIVINYAMFLEEHKYFEESFKAYERGISLFKWPNVSDIWSTYLTKFIARYGGRKLERARDLFEQALDGCPPKYAKTLYLLYAQLEEEWGLARHAMAVYDRATRAVEPAQQYDMFNIYIKRAAEIYGVTHTRGIYQKAIEVLSDEHAREMCLRFADMECKLGEIDRARAIYSYCSQICDPRTTGAFWQTWKDFEVRHGNEDTIREMLRIRRSVQATYNTQVNFMASQMLKVSGSATGTVSDLAPGQSGMDDMKLLEQRAEQLAAEAERDQPPRAQSKIFFVRSDASREELAELAQQANPEEIQLGEDEDEDEMDLEPNEVRLEQQSVPAAVFGSLKED, via the exons ATGGTGGTGATGGCGCGCGTTCCGCGTCCCGAGCGGCCGGATCTTGTTTTT gaggaagaggacctTCCCTATGAGGAAGAAATCATGCGGAACCAGTTCTCCGTCAAATGCTGGCTCCGCTACATCGAGTTCAAACAGGGGGCCCCGAAACCCCGGCTCAATCAGTTGTACGAGCGGGCGCTCAAGCTGCTTCCCTGCAG CTACAAACTCTGGTACCGCTATCTGAAGGCACGCCGGGCACAGGTGAAGCATCGCTGTGTGACTGATCCTGCCTATGAAGACGTCAATAACTGCCATGAGAGGGCCTTTGTGTTCATGCACAAG ATGCCACGTTTGTGGCTAGACTACTGCCAGTTCCTCATGGACCAGGGACGAGTCACACACACCCGCCGCACCTTTGACCGTGCTCTCCGGGCACTACCCATCACACAGCACTCTCGCATCTGGCCCCTGTATCTTCGCTTCCTGCGCTCCCACCCACTGCCTGAGACTGCTGTGAGAGGCTACCGTCGCTTCCTCAAG CTCAGTCCTGAGAGTGCCGAGGAGTACATCGAGTACCTCAAATCCAGTGACCGGCTGGACGAGGCTGCACAGCGCCTGGCCACCGTGGTCAATGATGAACGCTTTGTGTCCAAGGCGGGCAAGTCCAACTACCAG ctgtggCACGAGCTGTGCGACCTTATCTCCCAGAACCCGGACAAGGTACAGTCCCTCAACGTAGATGCCATAATCCGTGGTGGGCTCACCCGCTTCACCGACCAGCTGGGCAAGCTGTGGTGCTCCCTGGCTGACTACTACATCCGCAGTGGCCACTTCGAGAAG GCTCGGGACGTGTATGAGGAGGCTGTCCGCACCGTGATGACTGTGCGAGACTTCACCCAGGTGTTCGACAGCTATGCCCAGTTTGAGGAGAGCATGATCGCGGCAAAGATGGAGACTGCCTCTGAACTGGGGCGCGAGGAGGAGG atgATGTGGACCTGGAGTTGCGCCTGGCCCGCTTCGAGCAGCTCATTAGCCGGCGGCCCCTACTCCTGAACAGCGTCCTGCTGCGCCAGAATCCGCACCATGTCCACGAGTGGCACAAGCGTGTGGCCCTGCATCAGGGCCGCTCCCGGGAG GTTATCAACACGTACACAGAGGCTGTGCAGACAGTGGACCCCttcaaggccacaggcaagcccCACACACTGTGGGTTGCATTTGCCAAGTTTTATGAAGATAACAGACAGCTGGATGAT GCCCGTGTCATCCTAGAGAAGGCCACCAAGGTGAACTTTAAGCAAGTGGATGACCTGGCAAGCGTGTGGTGCCAGTATGGGGAGTTGGAGCTCCGGCATGGGAATTATGATGAGGCCTTGAAGCTGCTGCGG aaagccacagcGCTGCCTGCGCGCCGGGCTGAGTACTTTGATGGTTCGGAGCCCGTGCAGAACCGTGTATACAAGTCACTGAAGGTGTGGTCCATGCTTGCCGACTTGGAGGAAAGTCTGGGCACCTTCCAG TCAACCAAGGCCGTGTACGACCGGATCCTGGACCTGCGCATAGCCACACCGCAGATCGTCATCAACTACGCCATGTTCCTGGAGGAGCACAAGTACTTCGAGGAGAGCTTCAAG GCATATGAGCGTGGCATCTCACTGTTCAAGTGGCCCAACGTGTCAGACATCTGGAGCACCTACCTGACCAAATTCATTGCCCGCTATGGGGGCCGCAAGCTGGAGCGCGCACGGGACCTCTTCGAGCAGGCACTAGACGGCTGCCCACCCAAATATGCCAAGA CCCTGTACCTGCTTTACGCACAGCTGGAGGAGGAGTGGGGCCTTGCCCGTCACGCTATGGCTGTGTACGACCGCGCTACCCGGGCAGTGGAGCCAGCCCAGCAGTATGATATGTTCAACATCTACATCAAGCGGGCTGCTGAGATCTATGGCGTCACCCACACTCGTGGCATCTACCAGAAGGCCATTGAG GTGCTGTCCGATGAGCACGCCCGTGAGATGTGCCTGCGGTTTGCAGACATGGAGTGCAAGCTTGGTGAAATTGACCGAGCCCGTGCTATCTACAGCTACTGCTCCCAGATCTGTGATCCCAGG ACCACTGGGGCATTCTGGCAAACATGGAAGGACTTTGAGGTTCGGCACGGCAATGAGGACACCATCAGGGAGATGCTGAGGATACGTCGGAGTGTGCAGGCCACATACAATACTCAGGTCAACTTCATGGCTTCGCAGATGCTCAAGGTGTCAGGCAGTGCCACAGGCACCG TGTCTGACCTGGCTCCTGGGCAGAGCGGCATGGATGACATGAAGTTGCTGGAGCAGCGGGCAGAGCAGCTCGCAGCTGAGGCTGAGCGGGACCAGCCTCCAAGGGCCCAGAGCAAGATCTTCTTTGTGAG GAGCGATGCATCCAGGGAGGAGCTGGCAGAGCTAGCTCAGCAGGCCAACCCCGAGGAGATCCAGCTGGGCGAGGACGAGGATGAGGATGAGATGGACCTGGAGCCCAATG AAGTCCGACTGGAGCAGCAGAGCGTGCCAGCTGCTGTGTTCGGGAGCCTAAAGGAAGACTGA
- the Xab2 gene encoding pre-mRNA-splicing factor SYF1 isoform X3: MVVMARVPRPERPDLVFEEEDLPYEEEIMRNQFSVKCWLRYIEFKQGAPKPRLNQLYERALKLLPCSYKLWYRYLKARRAQVKHRCVTDPAYEDVNNCHERAFVFMHKMPRLWLDYCQFLMDQGRVTHTRRTFDRALRALPITQHSRIWPLYLRFLRSHPLPETAVRGYRRFLKLSPESAEEYIEYLKSSDRLDEAAQRLATVVNDERFVSKAGKSNYQLWHELCDLISQNPDKVQSLNVDAIIRGGLTRFTDQLGKLWCSLADYYIRSGHFEKARDVYEEAVRTVMTVRDFTQVFDSYAQFEESMIAAKMETASELGREEEDDVDLELRLARFEQLISRRPLLLNSVLLRQNPHHVHEWHKRVALHQGRSREVINTYTEAVQTVDPFKATGKPHTLWVAFAKFYEDNRQLDDARVILEKATKVNFKQVDDLASVWCQYGELELRHGNYDEALKLLRKATALPARRAEYFDGSEPVQNRVYKSLKVWSMLADLEESLGTFQSTKAVYDRILDLRIATPQIVINYAMFLEEHKYFEESFKAYERGISLFKWPNVSDIWSTYLTKFIARYGGRKLERARDLFEQALDGCPPKYAKTLYLLYAQLEEEWGLARHAMAVYDRATRAVEPAQQYDMFNIYIKRAAEIYGVTHTRGIYQKAIEVPATSDQKAIEVLSDEHAREMCLRFADMECKLGEIDRARAIYSYCSQICDPRTTGAFWQTWKDFEVRHGNEDTIREMLRIRRSVQATYNTQVNFMASQMLKVSGSATGTVSDLAPGQSGMDDMKLLEQRAEQLAAEAERDQPPRAQSKIFFVRSDASREELAELAQQANPEEIQLGEDEDEDEMDLEPNEVRLEQQSVPAAVFGSLKED; encoded by the exons ATGGTGGTGATGGCGCGCGTTCCGCGTCCCGAGCGGCCGGATCTTGTTTTT gaggaagaggacctTCCCTATGAGGAAGAAATCATGCGGAACCAGTTCTCCGTCAAATGCTGGCTCCGCTACATCGAGTTCAAACAGGGGGCCCCGAAACCCCGGCTCAATCAGTTGTACGAGCGGGCGCTCAAGCTGCTTCCCTGCAG CTACAAACTCTGGTACCGCTATCTGAAGGCACGCCGGGCACAGGTGAAGCATCGCTGTGTGACTGATCCTGCCTATGAAGACGTCAATAACTGCCATGAGAGGGCCTTTGTGTTCATGCACAAG ATGCCACGTTTGTGGCTAGACTACTGCCAGTTCCTCATGGACCAGGGACGAGTCACACACACCCGCCGCACCTTTGACCGTGCTCTCCGGGCACTACCCATCACACAGCACTCTCGCATCTGGCCCCTGTATCTTCGCTTCCTGCGCTCCCACCCACTGCCTGAGACTGCTGTGAGAGGCTACCGTCGCTTCCTCAAG CTCAGTCCTGAGAGTGCCGAGGAGTACATCGAGTACCTCAAATCCAGTGACCGGCTGGACGAGGCTGCACAGCGCCTGGCCACCGTGGTCAATGATGAACGCTTTGTGTCCAAGGCGGGCAAGTCCAACTACCAG ctgtggCACGAGCTGTGCGACCTTATCTCCCAGAACCCGGACAAGGTACAGTCCCTCAACGTAGATGCCATAATCCGTGGTGGGCTCACCCGCTTCACCGACCAGCTGGGCAAGCTGTGGTGCTCCCTGGCTGACTACTACATCCGCAGTGGCCACTTCGAGAAG GCTCGGGACGTGTATGAGGAGGCTGTCCGCACCGTGATGACTGTGCGAGACTTCACCCAGGTGTTCGACAGCTATGCCCAGTTTGAGGAGAGCATGATCGCGGCAAAGATGGAGACTGCCTCTGAACTGGGGCGCGAGGAGGAGG atgATGTGGACCTGGAGTTGCGCCTGGCCCGCTTCGAGCAGCTCATTAGCCGGCGGCCCCTACTCCTGAACAGCGTCCTGCTGCGCCAGAATCCGCACCATGTCCACGAGTGGCACAAGCGTGTGGCCCTGCATCAGGGCCGCTCCCGGGAG GTTATCAACACGTACACAGAGGCTGTGCAGACAGTGGACCCCttcaaggccacaggcaagcccCACACACTGTGGGTTGCATTTGCCAAGTTTTATGAAGATAACAGACAGCTGGATGAT GCCCGTGTCATCCTAGAGAAGGCCACCAAGGTGAACTTTAAGCAAGTGGATGACCTGGCAAGCGTGTGGTGCCAGTATGGGGAGTTGGAGCTCCGGCATGGGAATTATGATGAGGCCTTGAAGCTGCTGCGG aaagccacagcGCTGCCTGCGCGCCGGGCTGAGTACTTTGATGGTTCGGAGCCCGTGCAGAACCGTGTATACAAGTCACTGAAGGTGTGGTCCATGCTTGCCGACTTGGAGGAAAGTCTGGGCACCTTCCAG TCAACCAAGGCCGTGTACGACCGGATCCTGGACCTGCGCATAGCCACACCGCAGATCGTCATCAACTACGCCATGTTCCTGGAGGAGCACAAGTACTTCGAGGAGAGCTTCAAG GCATATGAGCGTGGCATCTCACTGTTCAAGTGGCCCAACGTGTCAGACATCTGGAGCACCTACCTGACCAAATTCATTGCCCGCTATGGGGGCCGCAAGCTGGAGCGCGCACGGGACCTCTTCGAGCAGGCACTAGACGGCTGCCCACCCAAATATGCCAAGA CCCTGTACCTGCTTTACGCACAGCTGGAGGAGGAGTGGGGCCTTGCCCGTCACGCTATGGCTGTGTACGACCGCGCTACCCGGGCAGTGGAGCCAGCCCAGCAGTATGATATGTTCAACATCTACATCAAGCGGGCTGCTGAGATCTATGGCGTCACCCACACTCGTGGCATCTACCAGAAGGCCATTGAGGTACCCGCCACTAGTGACCAGAAGGCCATTGAG GTGCTGTCCGATGAGCACGCCCGTGAGATGTGCCTGCGGTTTGCAGACATGGAGTGCAAGCTTGGTGAAATTGACCGAGCCCGTGCTATCTACAGCTACTGCTCCCAGATCTGTGATCCCAGG ACCACTGGGGCATTCTGGCAAACATGGAAGGACTTTGAGGTTCGGCACGGCAATGAGGACACCATCAGGGAGATGCTGAGGATACGTCGGAGTGTGCAGGCCACATACAATACTCAGGTCAACTTCATGGCTTCGCAGATGCTCAAGGTGTCAGGCAGTGCCACAGGCACCG TGTCTGACCTGGCTCCTGGGCAGAGCGGCATGGATGACATGAAGTTGCTGGAGCAGCGGGCAGAGCAGCTCGCAGCTGAGGCTGAGCGGGACCAGCCTCCAAGGGCCCAGAGCAAGATCTTCTTTGTGAG GAGCGATGCATCCAGGGAGGAGCTGGCAGAGCTAGCTCAGCAGGCCAACCCCGAGGAGATCCAGCTGGGCGAGGACGAGGATGAGGATGAGATGGACCTGGAGCCCAATG AAGTCCGACTGGAGCAGCAGAGCGTGCCAGCTGCTGTGTTCGGGAGCCTAAAGGAAGACTGA
- the Xab2 gene encoding pre-mRNA-splicing factor SYF1 isoform X2, translated as MVVMARVPRPERPDLVFEEEDLPYEEEIMRNQFSVKCWLRYIEFKQGAPKPRLNQLYERALKLLPCSYKLWYRYLKARRAQVKHRCVTDPAYEDVNNCHERAFVFMHKVGSRRGGGCSVFMHKMPRLWLDYCQFLMDQGRVTHTRRTFDRALRALPITQHSRIWPLYLRFLRSHPLPETAVRGYRRFLKLSPESAEEYIEYLKSSDRLDEAAQRLATVVNDERFVSKAGKSNYQLWHELCDLISQNPDKVQSLNVDAIIRGGLTRFTDQLGKLWCSLADYYIRSGHFEKARDVYEEAVRTVMTVRDFTQVFDSYAQFEESMIAAKMETASELGREEEDDVDLELRLARFEQLISRRPLLLNSVLLRQNPHHVHEWHKRVALHQGRSREVINTYTEAVQTVDPFKATGKPHTLWVAFAKFYEDNRQLDDARVILEKATKVNFKQVDDLASVWCQYGELELRHGNYDEALKLLRKATALPARRAEYFDGSEPVQNRVYKSLKVWSMLADLEESLGTFQSTKAVYDRILDLRIATPQIVINYAMFLEEHKYFEESFKAYERGISLFKWPNVSDIWSTYLTKFIARYGGRKLERARDLFEQALDGCPPKYAKTLYLLYAQLEEEWGLARHAMAVYDRATRAVEPAQQYDMFNIYIKRAAEIYGVTHTRGIYQKAIEVLSDEHAREMCLRFADMECKLGEIDRARAIYSYCSQICDPRTTGAFWQTWKDFEVRHGNEDTIREMLRIRRSVQATYNTQVNFMASQMLKVSGSATGTVSDLAPGQSGMDDMKLLEQRAEQLAAEAERDQPPRAQSKIFFVRSDASREELAELAQQANPEEIQLGEDEDEDEMDLEPNEVRLEQQSVPAAVFGSLKED; from the exons ATGGTGGTGATGGCGCGCGTTCCGCGTCCCGAGCGGCCGGATCTTGTTTTT gaggaagaggacctTCCCTATGAGGAAGAAATCATGCGGAACCAGTTCTCCGTCAAATGCTGGCTCCGCTACATCGAGTTCAAACAGGGGGCCCCGAAACCCCGGCTCAATCAGTTGTACGAGCGGGCGCTCAAGCTGCTTCCCTGCAG CTACAAACTCTGGTACCGCTATCTGAAGGCACGCCGGGCACAGGTGAAGCATCGCTGTGTGACTGATCCTGCCTATGAAGACGTCAATAACTGCCATGAGAGGGCCTTTGTGTTCATGCACAAGGTGGGGAGCCGGAGAGGAGGGGGATGCAGTGTGTTCATGCACAAG ATGCCACGTTTGTGGCTAGACTACTGCCAGTTCCTCATGGACCAGGGACGAGTCACACACACCCGCCGCACCTTTGACCGTGCTCTCCGGGCACTACCCATCACACAGCACTCTCGCATCTGGCCCCTGTATCTTCGCTTCCTGCGCTCCCACCCACTGCCTGAGACTGCTGTGAGAGGCTACCGTCGCTTCCTCAAG CTCAGTCCTGAGAGTGCCGAGGAGTACATCGAGTACCTCAAATCCAGTGACCGGCTGGACGAGGCTGCACAGCGCCTGGCCACCGTGGTCAATGATGAACGCTTTGTGTCCAAGGCGGGCAAGTCCAACTACCAG ctgtggCACGAGCTGTGCGACCTTATCTCCCAGAACCCGGACAAGGTACAGTCCCTCAACGTAGATGCCATAATCCGTGGTGGGCTCACCCGCTTCACCGACCAGCTGGGCAAGCTGTGGTGCTCCCTGGCTGACTACTACATCCGCAGTGGCCACTTCGAGAAG GCTCGGGACGTGTATGAGGAGGCTGTCCGCACCGTGATGACTGTGCGAGACTTCACCCAGGTGTTCGACAGCTATGCCCAGTTTGAGGAGAGCATGATCGCGGCAAAGATGGAGACTGCCTCTGAACTGGGGCGCGAGGAGGAGG atgATGTGGACCTGGAGTTGCGCCTGGCCCGCTTCGAGCAGCTCATTAGCCGGCGGCCCCTACTCCTGAACAGCGTCCTGCTGCGCCAGAATCCGCACCATGTCCACGAGTGGCACAAGCGTGTGGCCCTGCATCAGGGCCGCTCCCGGGAG GTTATCAACACGTACACAGAGGCTGTGCAGACAGTGGACCCCttcaaggccacaggcaagcccCACACACTGTGGGTTGCATTTGCCAAGTTTTATGAAGATAACAGACAGCTGGATGAT GCCCGTGTCATCCTAGAGAAGGCCACCAAGGTGAACTTTAAGCAAGTGGATGACCTGGCAAGCGTGTGGTGCCAGTATGGGGAGTTGGAGCTCCGGCATGGGAATTATGATGAGGCCTTGAAGCTGCTGCGG aaagccacagcGCTGCCTGCGCGCCGGGCTGAGTACTTTGATGGTTCGGAGCCCGTGCAGAACCGTGTATACAAGTCACTGAAGGTGTGGTCCATGCTTGCCGACTTGGAGGAAAGTCTGGGCACCTTCCAG TCAACCAAGGCCGTGTACGACCGGATCCTGGACCTGCGCATAGCCACACCGCAGATCGTCATCAACTACGCCATGTTCCTGGAGGAGCACAAGTACTTCGAGGAGAGCTTCAAG GCATATGAGCGTGGCATCTCACTGTTCAAGTGGCCCAACGTGTCAGACATCTGGAGCACCTACCTGACCAAATTCATTGCCCGCTATGGGGGCCGCAAGCTGGAGCGCGCACGGGACCTCTTCGAGCAGGCACTAGACGGCTGCCCACCCAAATATGCCAAGA CCCTGTACCTGCTTTACGCACAGCTGGAGGAGGAGTGGGGCCTTGCCCGTCACGCTATGGCTGTGTACGACCGCGCTACCCGGGCAGTGGAGCCAGCCCAGCAGTATGATATGTTCAACATCTACATCAAGCGGGCTGCTGAGATCTATGGCGTCACCCACACTCGTGGCATCTACCAGAAGGCCATTGAG GTGCTGTCCGATGAGCACGCCCGTGAGATGTGCCTGCGGTTTGCAGACATGGAGTGCAAGCTTGGTGAAATTGACCGAGCCCGTGCTATCTACAGCTACTGCTCCCAGATCTGTGATCCCAGG ACCACTGGGGCATTCTGGCAAACATGGAAGGACTTTGAGGTTCGGCACGGCAATGAGGACACCATCAGGGAGATGCTGAGGATACGTCGGAGTGTGCAGGCCACATACAATACTCAGGTCAACTTCATGGCTTCGCAGATGCTCAAGGTGTCAGGCAGTGCCACAGGCACCG TGTCTGACCTGGCTCCTGGGCAGAGCGGCATGGATGACATGAAGTTGCTGGAGCAGCGGGCAGAGCAGCTCGCAGCTGAGGCTGAGCGGGACCAGCCTCCAAGGGCCCAGAGCAAGATCTTCTTTGTGAG GAGCGATGCATCCAGGGAGGAGCTGGCAGAGCTAGCTCAGCAGGCCAACCCCGAGGAGATCCAGCTGGGCGAGGACGAGGATGAGGATGAGATGGACCTGGAGCCCAATG AAGTCCGACTGGAGCAGCAGAGCGTGCCAGCTGCTGTGTTCGGGAGCCTAAAGGAAGACTGA
- the Xab2 gene encoding pre-mRNA-splicing factor SYF1 isoform X1, producing MVVMARVPRPERPDLVFEEEDLPYEEEIMRNQFSVKCWLRYIEFKQGAPKPRLNQLYERALKLLPCSYKLWYRYLKARRAQVKHRCVTDPAYEDVNNCHERAFVFMHKVGSRRGGGCSVFMHKMPRLWLDYCQFLMDQGRVTHTRRTFDRALRALPITQHSRIWPLYLRFLRSHPLPETAVRGYRRFLKLSPESAEEYIEYLKSSDRLDEAAQRLATVVNDERFVSKAGKSNYQLWHELCDLISQNPDKVQSLNVDAIIRGGLTRFTDQLGKLWCSLADYYIRSGHFEKARDVYEEAVRTVMTVRDFTQVFDSYAQFEESMIAAKMETASELGREEEDDVDLELRLARFEQLISRRPLLLNSVLLRQNPHHVHEWHKRVALHQGRSREVINTYTEAVQTVDPFKATGKPHTLWVAFAKFYEDNRQLDDARVILEKATKVNFKQVDDLASVWCQYGELELRHGNYDEALKLLRKATALPARRAEYFDGSEPVQNRVYKSLKVWSMLADLEESLGTFQSTKAVYDRILDLRIATPQIVINYAMFLEEHKYFEESFKAYERGISLFKWPNVSDIWSTYLTKFIARYGGRKLERARDLFEQALDGCPPKYAKTLYLLYAQLEEEWGLARHAMAVYDRATRAVEPAQQYDMFNIYIKRAAEIYGVTHTRGIYQKAIEVPATSDQKAIEVLSDEHAREMCLRFADMECKLGEIDRARAIYSYCSQICDPRTTGAFWQTWKDFEVRHGNEDTIREMLRIRRSVQATYNTQVNFMASQMLKVSGSATGTVSDLAPGQSGMDDMKLLEQRAEQLAAEAERDQPPRAQSKIFFVRSDASREELAELAQQANPEEIQLGEDEDEDEMDLEPNEVRLEQQSVPAAVFGSLKED from the exons ATGGTGGTGATGGCGCGCGTTCCGCGTCCCGAGCGGCCGGATCTTGTTTTT gaggaagaggacctTCCCTATGAGGAAGAAATCATGCGGAACCAGTTCTCCGTCAAATGCTGGCTCCGCTACATCGAGTTCAAACAGGGGGCCCCGAAACCCCGGCTCAATCAGTTGTACGAGCGGGCGCTCAAGCTGCTTCCCTGCAG CTACAAACTCTGGTACCGCTATCTGAAGGCACGCCGGGCACAGGTGAAGCATCGCTGTGTGACTGATCCTGCCTATGAAGACGTCAATAACTGCCATGAGAGGGCCTTTGTGTTCATGCACAAGGTGGGGAGCCGGAGAGGAGGGGGATGCAGTGTGTTCATGCACAAG ATGCCACGTTTGTGGCTAGACTACTGCCAGTTCCTCATGGACCAGGGACGAGTCACACACACCCGCCGCACCTTTGACCGTGCTCTCCGGGCACTACCCATCACACAGCACTCTCGCATCTGGCCCCTGTATCTTCGCTTCCTGCGCTCCCACCCACTGCCTGAGACTGCTGTGAGAGGCTACCGTCGCTTCCTCAAG CTCAGTCCTGAGAGTGCCGAGGAGTACATCGAGTACCTCAAATCCAGTGACCGGCTGGACGAGGCTGCACAGCGCCTGGCCACCGTGGTCAATGATGAACGCTTTGTGTCCAAGGCGGGCAAGTCCAACTACCAG ctgtggCACGAGCTGTGCGACCTTATCTCCCAGAACCCGGACAAGGTACAGTCCCTCAACGTAGATGCCATAATCCGTGGTGGGCTCACCCGCTTCACCGACCAGCTGGGCAAGCTGTGGTGCTCCCTGGCTGACTACTACATCCGCAGTGGCCACTTCGAGAAG GCTCGGGACGTGTATGAGGAGGCTGTCCGCACCGTGATGACTGTGCGAGACTTCACCCAGGTGTTCGACAGCTATGCCCAGTTTGAGGAGAGCATGATCGCGGCAAAGATGGAGACTGCCTCTGAACTGGGGCGCGAGGAGGAGG atgATGTGGACCTGGAGTTGCGCCTGGCCCGCTTCGAGCAGCTCATTAGCCGGCGGCCCCTACTCCTGAACAGCGTCCTGCTGCGCCAGAATCCGCACCATGTCCACGAGTGGCACAAGCGTGTGGCCCTGCATCAGGGCCGCTCCCGGGAG GTTATCAACACGTACACAGAGGCTGTGCAGACAGTGGACCCCttcaaggccacaggcaagcccCACACACTGTGGGTTGCATTTGCCAAGTTTTATGAAGATAACAGACAGCTGGATGAT GCCCGTGTCATCCTAGAGAAGGCCACCAAGGTGAACTTTAAGCAAGTGGATGACCTGGCAAGCGTGTGGTGCCAGTATGGGGAGTTGGAGCTCCGGCATGGGAATTATGATGAGGCCTTGAAGCTGCTGCGG aaagccacagcGCTGCCTGCGCGCCGGGCTGAGTACTTTGATGGTTCGGAGCCCGTGCAGAACCGTGTATACAAGTCACTGAAGGTGTGGTCCATGCTTGCCGACTTGGAGGAAAGTCTGGGCACCTTCCAG TCAACCAAGGCCGTGTACGACCGGATCCTGGACCTGCGCATAGCCACACCGCAGATCGTCATCAACTACGCCATGTTCCTGGAGGAGCACAAGTACTTCGAGGAGAGCTTCAAG GCATATGAGCGTGGCATCTCACTGTTCAAGTGGCCCAACGTGTCAGACATCTGGAGCACCTACCTGACCAAATTCATTGCCCGCTATGGGGGCCGCAAGCTGGAGCGCGCACGGGACCTCTTCGAGCAGGCACTAGACGGCTGCCCACCCAAATATGCCAAGA CCCTGTACCTGCTTTACGCACAGCTGGAGGAGGAGTGGGGCCTTGCCCGTCACGCTATGGCTGTGTACGACCGCGCTACCCGGGCAGTGGAGCCAGCCCAGCAGTATGATATGTTCAACATCTACATCAAGCGGGCTGCTGAGATCTATGGCGTCACCCACACTCGTGGCATCTACCAGAAGGCCATTGAGGTACCCGCCACTAGTGACCAGAAGGCCATTGAG GTGCTGTCCGATGAGCACGCCCGTGAGATGTGCCTGCGGTTTGCAGACATGGAGTGCAAGCTTGGTGAAATTGACCGAGCCCGTGCTATCTACAGCTACTGCTCCCAGATCTGTGATCCCAGG ACCACTGGGGCATTCTGGCAAACATGGAAGGACTTTGAGGTTCGGCACGGCAATGAGGACACCATCAGGGAGATGCTGAGGATACGTCGGAGTGTGCAGGCCACATACAATACTCAGGTCAACTTCATGGCTTCGCAGATGCTCAAGGTGTCAGGCAGTGCCACAGGCACCG TGTCTGACCTGGCTCCTGGGCAGAGCGGCATGGATGACATGAAGTTGCTGGAGCAGCGGGCAGAGCAGCTCGCAGCTGAGGCTGAGCGGGACCAGCCTCCAAGGGCCCAGAGCAAGATCTTCTTTGTGAG GAGCGATGCATCCAGGGAGGAGCTGGCAGAGCTAGCTCAGCAGGCCAACCCCGAGGAGATCCAGCTGGGCGAGGACGAGGATGAGGATGAGATGGACCTGGAGCCCAATG AAGTCCGACTGGAGCAGCAGAGCGTGCCAGCTGCTGTGTTCGGGAGCCTAAAGGAAGACTGA